TTGACGAATCAACGAGCAAAGAGATTACAAGTCATCTCAATCGCATCCAATATCTTATCGCTAATGTCTCATCTGAATATGTTTTTATCAAAGCCACCATTTAAAAgacaaaataatattaaaataataaatcttaAAATTAAACTGAAATCCAGCCGCCTAAGGATTTGGGAGGAACATTTCGGGCGCAGGAATGTTTATTTAGACGGGTCCACGCTTTAGgttaacttttttaaagaactcGTAAGCCACTAGGAATTACCGTGGAATTGTGGATTTTGGAACCGAACCAAAACTTCAGAAGAGCGAAGATCATGGATTGTATTAGGTGACTTTTAACCTTTTTTATGAGattcatccttttttctgtATGGTTTTATGTTGGAGCACATTTCagtgaaaaagtagaaatcatGTGCTCTGTTTGGTTAGcatgagcaagaaaaaaaaaccagagtcGCTCGTGATAAGATACCGCTCAACACACTGTGACAAGCACTTAGATGTACATGCGATACGTATTTTTTGCTCAGAAGTTAAAACTAATTGAAGAACAAGCTAAACGTTGCCTCAAGGGCCTgtttgtgtactactttttgagcagaaccaagattgttatcgatttttatggcctgaaaaatcaaagacacgtgtaactTGTAACGTGGGACTGCTGCCTTAAGGATTCACTAAGATAAGCTAACTTTGGGCGCATCATCTCTAATCATCAAATATTTAAGCTTAGTTGGCAGTGTCGTGGTAGTTCTTAAATAGTTCTtaaaaactacaaataaatatgagctatatttttttctgagtataTATTCAGAGAACCAACAGTTTATGAAATTCAGTGGAGAAAACTTCACTgctgtttttgaagaaataattgtCGTCCTGTGAACTCTGAATGAATCCGACCGGACAGCCGAATATGCTTAGAATTTTGTTCGACTCATTAATCAAATCGCGATGTTAACCGGTGGCGCAAAGCGGGCCGCCAtggcgtctgtgtatgtgtgagAGGTGTATGCGTGTGATGTGAGTGTAGGTGCAGTCAACCGAGGTTGATGTTGGAAGTTTTCACAGGAGCCGACCACCCGTCTAGCGAACACATCCAATCAAAAAGCCGCATCGTCTTTTTGAGTGCCGCGCTATGTTCCTTTAGTGCCACCAGTGTCACTGCATCAAAACAGGACAAATAAGGAGAGCGAGACAAAATTtcctcaagtttttttttcccggattCAAGACTTTCCTTGGAGAAGTACTTTGAGTCAGACATAAAATCTTGTTCCGGAAAGTACAGAAATTAGTGCATTAATCAGTGAAAAGCACAGGCTTTGCTTTTAATTATCTTGGATTTCTCCAGCCGTTTCAGTGTTGGGTCGCTGATTTAACCGTCGCAGGTATTTGGTAACTGCAAAAACGTTCGGTAGAAGTCGTTTAGTACGCGTGATCGGCCATTGAATGATTGCTTCGTGATTCTGGCCCTACCGGTTCCCTCGTAATTACTTACTCGCGGCAGGAGAAAACACTAAGAAGTTGTGAATTTTGGACGATTCattgcaatttttatttgacaTTCAATAACTgacatgagaaaaatgaatggaagcATAACTGTTTCGCTGAAAACTCGCACGAAAATGACATTTCCAGTATTTGACGGAACAAGCCAATAAACATCGGAGAAACAACGACAAATTGATGGAAGACACTGCTCCGGTTAGGCTAGGACACAAATTTCGCGCATGGACCTCCTGCTGTTCGCGGCACTTAGTAACGAGTGGTTGTCGCCCTGCTGCCTGCTACCGTAAACGCCTCTCTCTCATTGGTCATGCTTTGACCCCGCCCACTGGAATTCGCCCGAAATTCACGGCTCTCACTAAATAGTCTCCCgtcattgaaattttgttcCGGCCTTGTGTCTGCATAGTCATAACATTCTCAGATTATAATGCCCCGCCCAGGGAAGGACTCCTACGATGAGCAGGTAGGCCTTGAGGGGAATATcacttttattgtttattatagTTCAGGATAGCTCATAATTCGCAAGCTGCTGTGTTTCATTGCCTTCTCCGTATTTGcagtttcatttttatgtCTGTCCTGAGAACTCGTGTGTTGCATATTAATCATGTGCTTTAGAAGCCGCCATATTCGTATATTTGGCTAACCTACATGGCAATTCAaaattctgaggaaaaaatgcTTCCACTCACTGATATCTACAAATTTATTATGGACAAATTTCCTTTCTACAGAAAGAACACTCAGAGGTTACACAATCTCGTTTTCTGGTTCGTCTAAAAAGCGTATTGTCGAATTTACTAGCCGTCAATTTTCAGGTGGCAAAACTCTTTGCGACATAACCTATCATTTAACGACtgttttataaaaattccACGAAGACCCGATCGGCCAGGGAAGGTGAGCGTTGTGTAAGAATTTGTTTATCGCGAGAAGGAACACTAGAAATGTAGAAGTGGTCGATTTTCCTACACTCGTATGTAGTTTGGAGTGGCACGTTTGGAACATTcttcttcataattttctcAGCCGATCTGTAGCAGAAGTTTCATTCAATCCACTCTTTTGAACATTGCAAAGTATTTAACTATTCATGACAAGAAAATTTCGCTCTCTTCTACCTTATCTCATCTTatttatctcaaaaaaaagaaagttcgcCATAAATGAAACCTCAAAGGTATCGATGCTTTGTGAGCTTTCCACGAACTTCTCCAACCCGTACTTCATTTCTACAGTATTGACTTGTGTgatattttttctgcaaatgtattttggaaaaatcatttgaaaaatgcaTTACATTTATGTGGATCTCCAGAAAAACTGTCAACAACTGCACCAAGCCATTCAGTCATTATCACAGTGTTCAGGAAAATGTTTTAGTGAtcttactttcaaattgtaacacaatttttttgccAATTTTCATATGCACCGCTCAGTGCCCTCATTTAAATTCAAGACAGGCCATGTAATGGAACTTTACACGTTCATAAGTGGAGGCATTTTGTACGCGTCTTGAGGAAACTTCAATCTTTTTCGTTCTTCACCTTCCATCGCTTCATTTTCAACCatctttcctttattttttttcatcaactaACTCTGTAATTTACAACAGATCTAAAATACAGACCACTCCTAGACACTTGCTGAATTCAAGTATCGA
This is a stretch of genomic DNA from Necator americanus strain Aroian chromosome II, whole genome shotgun sequence. It encodes these proteins:
- a CDS encoding hypothetical protein (NECATOR_CHRII.G7639.T1), with protein sequence MPRPGKDSYDEQKPPYSYIWLTYMAIQNSEEKMLPLTDIYKFIMDKFPFYRKNTQRWQNSLRHNLSFNDCFIKIPRRPDRPGKGSYWAVHPNALGMFENGSCLRRRKRFKEKEAIRRAKFAGCIDALEKKGETMLE